In Quercus robur chromosome 11, dhQueRobu3.1, whole genome shotgun sequence, the following proteins share a genomic window:
- the LOC126706610 gene encoding transcription factor bHLH25-like isoform X2, protein MEISSIRGLSELSVEDPRLINQWQMNSLDELGMLPIAATFGENLQRSFAHPNFNYKNAMETSHSEIDRPMKQHKANSWSSPSKLDHASTLQVASSPNFLSFANANYMNQMNILRPKEEAACPQSMDTIPTEILTAQGSFGNQNYVYKACQGAKRLSTSTRLSQTQDHIIAERKRREKLSQRFIALSAIVPGLKKMDKASVLGDAIKYLKQLQERVKTLEEQTKKKNMESVVFVKKSQLFTDGDNSTSDKNSSSDPLDEPLPEIEARFCDKNVLIRIHCEKRKGLLEKSVTEIEKLHLTVINSSVMTFGSSALDITIIAQMDEEFCMTVKDLVRNLRSAFKLFM, encoded by the exons ATGGAGATTTCATCCATAAGAGGGTTATCTGAACTG AGTGTGGAGGATCCTAGGCTCATCAATCAATGGCAAATGAACTCTCTTGATGAGCTCGGCATGCTGCCAATAGCAGCCACATTTGGAGAGAATTTACAACGCTCTTTCGCACACCCAAACTTCAACTATAAAAATGCCATGGAAACTTCACATAGTGAAATTGATAGACCCATGAAACAGCACAAAGCCAACAGCTGGAGTTCACCatccaaacttgatcatgctTCAACTCTGCAAGTTGCTTCTTCTCCAAACTTTCTATCCTTTGCCAATGCAAACTACATGAATCAAATGAATATTTTAAGGCCTAAAGAGGAGGCAGCATGTCCCCAAAGCATGGATACCATTCCTACTGAAATTTTGACTGCTCAAGGTTCCTTTGGGAACCAAAATTATGTCTATAAGGCCTGCCAGGGAGCTAAGAGGTTAAGCACAAGCACTAGACTTTCTCAAACACAAGATCACATTATAGCAGAAAGGAAGAGGCGAGAGAAGCTCAGCCAGCGGTTCATAGCTTTGTCTGCTATAGTTCCTGGCCTTAAGAAG ATGGACAAGGCTTCTGTTCTTGGAGATGCTATTAAGTACTTGAAACAACTGCAAGAGAGAGTGAAGACACTCGAGGAACagactaaaaagaaaaacatggaATCAGTGGTCTTCGTAAAGAAATCCCAACTCTTCACTGATGGTGACAACTCTACTTCAGATAAAAACTCCTCCAGTGACCCCCTTGATGAGCCACTGCCAGAAATTGAAGCAAGATTCTGTGACAAAAATGTCCTTATAAGAATTCACTGTGAGAAAAGGAAAGGACTGCTAGAGAAATCAGTCACTGAAATTGAAAAGCTCCACCTAACAGTCATCAATAGCAGTGTCATGACATTTGGGAGTTCTGCTCTTGATATCACTATTATCGCTCAG ATGGATGAAGAATTTTGCATGACAGTGAAGGATCTTGTGAGGAATCTACGCTCAGCTTTCAAATTGTTCATGTGA
- the LOC126706610 gene encoding transcription factor bHLH25-like isoform X1, which translates to MEISSIRGLSELMKLSKLQSVEDPRLINQWQMNSLDELGMLPIAATFGENLQRSFAHPNFNYKNAMETSHSEIDRPMKQHKANSWSSPSKLDHASTLQVASSPNFLSFANANYMNQMNILRPKEEAACPQSMDTIPTEILTAQGSFGNQNYVYKACQGAKRLSTSTRLSQTQDHIIAERKRREKLSQRFIALSAIVPGLKKMDKASVLGDAIKYLKQLQERVKTLEEQTKKKNMESVVFVKKSQLFTDGDNSTSDKNSSSDPLDEPLPEIEARFCDKNVLIRIHCEKRKGLLEKSVTEIEKLHLTVINSSVMTFGSSALDITIIAQMDEEFCMTVKDLVRNLRSAFKLFM; encoded by the exons ATGGAGATTTCATCCATAAGAGGGTTATCTGAACTG ATGAAACTATCAAAATTGCAGAGTGTGGAGGATCCTAGGCTCATCAATCAATGGCAAATGAACTCTCTTGATGAGCTCGGCATGCTGCCAATAGCAGCCACATTTGGAGAGAATTTACAACGCTCTTTCGCACACCCAAACTTCAACTATAAAAATGCCATGGAAACTTCACATAGTGAAATTGATAGACCCATGAAACAGCACAAAGCCAACAGCTGGAGTTCACCatccaaacttgatcatgctTCAACTCTGCAAGTTGCTTCTTCTCCAAACTTTCTATCCTTTGCCAATGCAAACTACATGAATCAAATGAATATTTTAAGGCCTAAAGAGGAGGCAGCATGTCCCCAAAGCATGGATACCATTCCTACTGAAATTTTGACTGCTCAAGGTTCCTTTGGGAACCAAAATTATGTCTATAAGGCCTGCCAGGGAGCTAAGAGGTTAAGCACAAGCACTAGACTTTCTCAAACACAAGATCACATTATAGCAGAAAGGAAGAGGCGAGAGAAGCTCAGCCAGCGGTTCATAGCTTTGTCTGCTATAGTTCCTGGCCTTAAGAAG ATGGACAAGGCTTCTGTTCTTGGAGATGCTATTAAGTACTTGAAACAACTGCAAGAGAGAGTGAAGACACTCGAGGAACagactaaaaagaaaaacatggaATCAGTGGTCTTCGTAAAGAAATCCCAACTCTTCACTGATGGTGACAACTCTACTTCAGATAAAAACTCCTCCAGTGACCCCCTTGATGAGCCACTGCCAGAAATTGAAGCAAGATTCTGTGACAAAAATGTCCTTATAAGAATTCACTGTGAGAAAAGGAAAGGACTGCTAGAGAAATCAGTCACTGAAATTGAAAAGCTCCACCTAACAGTCATCAATAGCAGTGTCATGACATTTGGGAGTTCTGCTCTTGATATCACTATTATCGCTCAG ATGGATGAAGAATTTTGCATGACAGTGAAGGATCTTGTGAGGAATCTACGCTCAGCTTTCAAATTGTTCATGTGA